The genomic segment TGAGAATTTTATGATATTCTTCAATTCGCCAACGGTAAGTATACCATCGTAAAATGGTTTGTGCTTGTTCCCCATTGGTAACGGGTTCGGAGGTCAAGATCATCCATTCTACGGGTTCACAGCCTTCTGGGGGGTCAATTTCTACGGCATAAACCCCATAAACTTCAAAATATTCTGGTTCTTTCATTCTGGCAGGACTGCGAAGTTTGATGGGTGCATATCTAATTGCCAGAGTAGCGGTTCGCTCTTTTCGATTTGGGGTTTTGGCTAATTCTACTGCTACTTCCATCTTGATAGATTGAGATGGGAGCCATGACCATAAATAACTGTTTGACTCTGATAATGCCCTATTATGTGCTGCTCTTACCACTAACCCTGTATTTGCGGTTTGACTGACTTGTTCAAAGACTTCCGCGATATCTCCTTCTCGGTCAAATACATGAATTACTTTGGTGCTAATACTCTCTGGTTCGGATTTTTCTAAGAGTTTCTGGACGGATTGGAGAGCTTCTATCCATTTATAAGATTCTTTTTGTTCAATCGGACGTCTTCTTGCTTCCGCTTGCTTTTTCTGCTTCTGTTTCTGAGTTAAACTCTTACTTTCTTCATGATTTCGATGCCACAGTTTTTCTGTTAATAATCCTATGGGTTGTCCATTCTCCCCATTTACAGCTAAGGTGCTATGTAAAATTAGTCCATTCCCACCATTGCCAATGGGTCCATATTCGGCTCTTTTTTCGCGGATTTTCTTGTAATCGAGATAGGTTGTATCTCCTACTGCTAATACGATTGAGAGTTCTTTAATCTGCTCTGCTGTTTGAAGATGATAGGGTTGGCACACACTGTTTAGGCTAGTTTTCGGATTGGCAAAGAATTCATAAGCTCTTTTCAGGTCACTTGCTCTCTCAAAAATCGCGGAGAGTGGTTTGCCATATTTTAACGATAATCTCGATTCGATGAACATAGCCCTTTTGGTTAAACGCTGATCTCCAAAGTCACATTTTTCGGTTATTAAATTTTTGGTCTGATTCATTCACCACTCAAAATCTGCTCAATTATTTTGCTCTATCGAGAGGGCAGATTTCTCGAAATGGATAAAATTGTTAGCGAATATTGTTACACAACTTATATACCCTTCAAAAGATGCCGTGAAAAGTCAGGTAGTACTTGGAGTACAAGCACTCATGGCGCACAAAGCGCCATAATCTCTCAATTAAGTTCAGATGGGGAGAGTAGGAGGGTAAGTACAACAGCTCAATCCCCAAAAAGCCAGCTACATCCTTGACAAAGCGACACTTTTGATAGCGGGCATTATCCAGGACGAGGGTGATCGGAATGTCCAAATCTAGCTCAGACAAATGCACCAACAATTCGCACACTGTTTCGGCATTGATATAGGTCTCATTGGTGACGCTCACCACTTCTTTAGTGACGGCATTAATCGCTCCCAAGACATTGAAGCGCTTGCGACCCGAAGGGGAGCGCATAAATATGCGGGTAAAACACCAGATGAATCCTAAATAGGCTCGATGGACAAAGTGAGCGGCATCAACAAAGAAAACGGCTTTCTTTCCTGCTTTGGCCTCTTCTAGTAATGGTTCCAGCTTTTGCTGACGGAAGTTTTCTTGCTCTTCAATCTTGTCGGGGTCTGACCCTTTGCCAGGGACAAAGCCCACCTTTCGACAGCCCATGCCGATACGGTAGAGAAAAGCCCTAATTTGTGTGGGATTGCGCTTGATTCCCGTGAGTTCTTCGATTTTGGCCTGGGCTTCAGCCACCTTTCGCGGCGGATGCTCCTGGAAGTAGACCTCAATAGTTTTGACCTGCTCATTGAGCTGACTGGGCTTCCCTTTGTAGTTCAATTGCTTCAGTTGCTCTATTCCTCCTTGCTGATACTGTCGAACATAGCTAACTAAGGTCGTTTTACTAATTTGGCATAAGCGACGAATCTCTTGATGGGATAGCCTCCGACTTTTCAGGTAGAGCACTTCCATCTTCTTTTGTACTCGGGGATGGGGATGATGATAGCGTTCGTAATTTAGCTGTTGAATTTCTTCTTCGCTGAACTCAATCTGGATCATATCTCGCCACTCTTCTTCAGTTGAATACTGCCGCATTATCCCACCTCAGCCCATCTCAAAAAAGTCCACTATTCACCCGCTCGGAGTATAAGAACAAAGGAATGGCGTGAACAATTTAATGTCCACGCCATTCCTTTTTACAAACTTACCCGCGATCGCGCTCCAATAAAGTGCGATCGCATTTGTAATAAACATTATACTACAAAGTGGCTTCTTCAACGCAGAAAAATCTAGAACAACGAAAAATTGGCAACAAAGACTAGTTGCTTATACGACACAAGTATGCTACAATTGATATAGAACAAATAAATATGGCATGTACAAATTAATTTGTATATGCCATTTGTTTTATAAACTTACCCGCGATCGCGCTCCAATAAAGAGCGATCGCATTTTGTGATGAATTTTGAAACATTTGAAACAATCGCCCAAAAATATAGTCATTTAGGCACAATTTTTGCTTATAACGGCAAAAATTGCGAAGGAGAAGCTTCCCCCTTAGGGGAAGAGAAAGAGGTATTTAGACATTGCCTCTATCCTGCTGAACGTAATAACTTCGCAGAAAATCTACAACTCATACTAGTTGTTGATCCCGTATCTCATATACTAATCCAAAAAGCAAACTTGTATTGCATTTGGGATACCTACAACCTAAAAGGTTTGTACATGATATTCGGTGATTATTCAATACCTACAGTAGGTATTGATGTTCGTCTATTAATAGGCGAGGAAGGCTTTAAAAGTCGGAGTTTAGATTATCTAATAGATAATTTAGAATACATCAAAACATCATCTATCTTAGATGAAGATGTATACGATGAACTGGTACGATTAAAAATGCGCGAGGACTGGCTTGAATGGATTCAACGAGAGTTCGTTCAAAGTTTAAACAAAAAATTTGACTTAGAGCTTGATCCTCAATTTTTAAGTCCAGAGGTACAACAAAACCTCGATGAATTATTTGCTGCCAAATGCCGTGAGCAAGAAATTCGTCACGAAATTTACAAAAACGAGTCTTCGTGGATAGATATAGCTGCAGCGACTGCTGCCGTAACTACTTCCGACCTCGAACACTTTAACCTTATCAATGTTATTTGTGCTACAAATATGTTGCAATAAGATAAGACAAATAAATATGGCGTGTACAAATTAATTTGTACACGCCATTTGTTTTACAAACTTACCCGCGATCGCACTCTAATAAAGAGCGATCACATTTTTGACAATGACTAACAAAAACATCATTGACTATCCTGAGATTGCCTTGCTGTGGCTATCTCAGGAAGACTTTTCTTCGCAAAATATCGATATCTCAGAGTTTTCACCTGAAGACTACAGCACAATCGCCGAGATGATGAAAGACGAACTTAACGAATCTTTCAGCGATATCTTTCACAGGGCAATCGATGATTTCAAACAAAATCAATTCTAGTTCTAAGCTCTAAGCCATTAGCTATTAGTCTTTAGTCTTTAGTCTTTAGCTAATAACTAATAACTAATAACTAATAACTAATAACTAAAAGAAGTCTTCCTAGAAGAAAGAGGCTTTAAACCCAAAGCGACGGTAAAAGTAATACAAATATGTTACAATAAACATATGAACAAATAAATATGGCGACGAACATTAAATTGTTCGTCGCTTTTTGTTTTATAAACTTACCCGCGATCGCGCTCTAAGAAAGTGCGAACGTCTTTTGTGATGAATACTATTTTAGACAACAACTCCGATAAAACCGAAGACGTAAGACGTATTGCCAAAGAGATCCAAATTTTAGCAGATGCTGATTGGATTGAATGGGGAGAATCTGACTTTTCACGGCATCTTTTGGAGGAAATATAAGTTGTGTAACAATATTCGCTAACAATTACTCATTTAGAGAAATCTGCGCTCTCGATAGAGCAAAATAATTGAGCCGATTGTAAGTTATGAATGAATCAGACCAAAAATTCAATAACGGAAAAATGCGACTTTGGAGATCAACGTTTAACCAAAAGGGCGATGTTCATCGAATCAAGATTATCGTTAAAATATGGCAAGCCACTCTCAGAGATTTTTGAGAGAGCAAGTGACCTGAAAAGAGCTTATGAATTCTTTGCCAATCCGAAAACTAGCTTAAGCAGTGTGTGCCAACCCTATCATCTTCAAACAGCAGCTCAGATTAAAGCACTCCCCATCGTATTAGCAGTGGGAGATACAACCTATCTCGATTACAAAAAAATCCTCGACAAAAGAGCCGAATATGGACCGATTGGCAATGGGGGAAATGGACTAATTCTACATAGCACCTTAGCCCTTGATGCCGACAATGGACAACCAATAGGATTACTAACAGAAAAACTGTGGCATCGAGAGCATGAAGAAAAAGGGGAAAATCTAACGAAGAAACAGAGGAAGAAAAAACAAGCAGAAGCCAGAAAACGCCCAATTGAAGAGAAAGAATCTTATAAATGGATAGAAGCTCTCAAAGAAGTCGAAAAACTCTTAAAAATCTCCGTTCCAGAGCCTACAAGGCCCAAAATTATCCATGTATTTGACCGAGAAGGGGACATTGCGGAAGTCTTTGCTCAAGTCAGTAAAACCTCAAATACAGGGTTAGTAGTAAGAGCAGCACATAATCGAGCACTTGAGGGAGAAAACAGTTATCTATGGTCATGGCTACCATCCCAACCGATCAAGATGGAAGTAGCGATAGAACTAGCCAAAACCAAACAGAGGACAGAGCGAATCGCAGTTTTGGCAATTAGATATGCACCTATTAAACTTCGTAGTCCCGCCAGAATTAAAGAACCAGAATCTTTTGAAGTTTATGGGGTTTATGCCGTAGAAATTGACCCCCCAGAGGGCTGTGAACGCGTAGAATGGATGATCTTGACTACAGAACCCGTTACAAATGAGGAACAGGCACAAACCATTTTACGGTGGTACACTTACCGTTGGCGAATTGAAGAATATCATAAAATTCTCAAGTCAGGATGTAAGGCGGAAAGCTATCGTCTATCTGGAAATAGTATGCAGGTATTATTAGGATTTTTAACAAATATTGCGGCACAATTGTTAAAAATGACTTATTTAAATCGAACCGAACCAGAAGCACCGGCATCTTCGGTTTTAAATGAGGTACAACTTGAGGTTTTAGCTGCCAAAGGAAGAAAATCAGTCCCCGTAGTAGATTTGACGGTAGCCTGGGCGATGCAAGCTGTAGCTCGTTTGGGCGGTTACTTGAGTCATCGAAAGAAAAGTAATATTGGTATTACCGTTTTATGGCGCGGATTTTTAGAATTGCAATCTTTGTGTGAAGGATGGCAATTACGCTCCCATTTTAAAGTTTAGGAGGGAGTTGATTGCTACGAGGTGCGGGAGTAGGATAAGGATTTGGTTAGCGAACTTTATTACATAATGAATTAGGACTTTTTCTGGTCTTAACTATGCCCAATGCCCGTCAACAGAAGGATGTAGCCAGTCGTCTAGATGAACTTAAACATCTTCTCAAACAACTCCAACAAGATATTGAAGACATCCGCTCTGAAGGAGAAATTGCTCCGTCTGGTTGTTGGATTGTCCGTTACCAAGCCAAAGGACAAAAGGGGGGTCGTTATTGGTATTACAAATGGATGTCCCATGAACCGATTTTTGTCACCAAAAATGGGACTCCATCTCGTCATCGATATTTAGGCAAAGCTGGAAGTAAAGATTATTTGAACGCGGTTGAAGCTCTATCTCGTCGTGGCCGAATTGAAGCATTGGAGCGAGGGATGAGTACACTTTCAATGGGGTTGGAGGATTTGGTAGAGGAAGCATCAAGATTCAGCAAAGGTTAGCGAACATTGTTACCTAACTTATACTCTTTTCCAAAGATGCCGTGAAAAGTCAGGGTGAATCGGTGGGGTTATCACACAGGTTTTTCCAGTTTAACAGGGGCAAGCTCGAGCTTCGCGTTTATATCTGGGGGAAACCCCCAGACCCCCATACGCTCGGCAAGGGTAGTACGGAGCTGCGTCGTGTCCTCCTTGCCCTTGCCTTCGCGGTAGCCCCTGTTTGACTGGAACCTGTTGAGTTCAATTAACAAACTATGGCTATCGAAATATCTCGGCTTCACGCTTTTACGCGAACTTTGACCTTTCAGGCTTCTTCACCTTCTGAGCTAGTTTGGGGACAGAGCGTAAGTTCTTTTGCTATCGTTGAAAGTCTGCCCGAGGGGATTTCTCCTTGTGAGCCGCAAGTTGTAGCCCACGGGTATACTGGCGAAGGTGCTTGGTATTCCTACATTGAGATTCGTTCCTACGCCGATAAGTTCATGATTTTGAGCTATTGCGAACTTGAGTAAAGTTTGCTTGCTCTTTTTTAGGTAGGTTGTATATATATACAACCTGCTTTTTTTTGGTGTTCAAGGTGATCTGATCGCCTTGGAGTAGAGAGAGATGGGCTACGTAGTTTGTTCGCAAGAAGTAGGGGCAACAGTGATTGTGAGCTTAGTTTAGGTGTCGTTATATTGTGTTGCCCCTCCTTCCTGCTCACGGAGGATTGATCGGTGAGATTAGGATGAGAGACTTTTTCTGTTTTTATTATTAAAAATCTAAAGCTGTAGAATTTTATAATTATAAAAAGGTATAAATGTAAATTTTTAGGATTATACAAAAATAGAATTGTGAGTTAGATTGATGCGGTATAAACTAGTAGAATCAAAAAAATGGATGTCTGTTTAATAGGACTAAAAGGCGGAATCGGAAAGACAACAACGGCGATACATATAGCATCGTACTTGCAGAAGTTTGGGTAGTCCCTACAAAACAGTGGAGGTCGAGAATTTATGGGCATTTTCAGGGATGGGTGCAAGAATCAAATCCCGCCATTCTAACTGAGTTGTAGTCAGACCCATTTTCATCCCTGGAGTAAAATGTTGATAGCGACGTTTGAATTTCTCAGACTCACCAGTTAAGTCTTGACGTAGACTTTTATGAGATTGACGATAGTTATAATCAAATAAATTAATCCATAAGATCTGCTGAAAGTTCTTCTGATGTTTACAGTAGCCGAGGGTTTTGCGCTGTAGATAAGAGATTTTTTGTCTCAAAGTTAGATTAAATCTTTCGATGTAAGAAGTATTCTTGGTCTTGTTGCCGAAATCACTCTCTTGACCTTTGACGATCCTTTGTTTAACCGTTACGAGCCTCTTTTTTCGGCGTTGTTTGACAATTTGAAGATAGGCGTAGCGAACTTTCTGGAAATGGCTGGAGATCGCCTTCTCATAAGCTGCCAGTTTATCTGTTGTGACTAAAAGGAAATGCTCAAACCCCCAAGGCATTAGGTAAACTAGATTTTTAAGAAGACGATGAGCAGTATGAGAGGTGCGAGAGCCTAACTCGAAGTTAACCCAGAATTTAGTCTTTGATTCTAACGTAATAAATAACCACAACTGACGTTTCTTTTTCTTTAAATAAGACCAGATTTCATCCATTTGAATGGATATCAAAGTTAGCCCGATTAAGGAACACAAAGCCAAATGAAAGCTTTTGCATTTATAACTTAAAGCTTTTTGCCATGAGCAGATGGTTCGCTCGTCTCGTTCTAAAACATCGGCAATTTGTTCTGTACTTAAACCATAGCCAGACATTTTGGCCGTTTGAACATATTCTTGAAAACTGCCATGATGTCCAAATAAATTGGAATATGCAGTCTCGGAAAAGCGATGTTCTCCTCCATGACAGTAAAGTCTTTGTCGTTTTCGACTATCATTTTTGACGGAATATGTCCCATCAAGAGTAATGTAATTATCTAAGTCCAAGTAATAGGAACAGTTTTGACAAGGGCAGTAGCGAGGGAACAGTCGATGAATGAGTGAGGGATCGTAAGCTTTAATTGTCATCAATAAGTCAGCGATCGCTAGTCTGAGAATAATCTCCTATTTTATCTGATGCTAGAGAGGTCAATTCTCGACCTCCACTGTTTTGTAGGGACTACCGTTCAACTATTAGATTGCTATGAGCTAAGGTAGGAACGTTAGTGAGGTTAGCGATTTTAACCTGCTCATCGTCTCCTGTTCCATCACTGTCATAAGCAAGATCGCCACTACCAGCATCATAAATAAAGCGATGCTCGCTACTTGTAGCAGCAGTACCGACTGTAAACATTTCACTACTAACCATACCTACCGTAAGATTTCCACCAAAACCATTAGCAGACAGTACCAAAGCATCATCTTCAACTGCAAAGTCAGCAATAGTATCTACTCCTTGGTTGGAACTATTGAGGACAAAACGATCGGAACCTGCACCACCTGCTAGATAGTCGTTTCCTGACCCACTATTTAAAGTATCATTCCCCTGTTTTCCGACAAGATAGTCATTGCCGTTGCCGCCAAGTAAAATATCTCCTTGAACATCAACATCTATCACCGAAACAGTAAAGTTCGTCTCAAGAGATTGATTATTGCTATCAGCGACTTTGATGATAATAGTCGATTTGCCAATTACACCATCAGCATAGTTTAGAGTCAAAGCCTTGTCTTGAGCAAGGGTTAAACCATCAAAGAATCTACCGCTAGAGCTACTTTGGATAGAAGAAGAAGCACCAAGAGAATAAGCTAAATTGTCACCACTTTCTGCATCTTCAAAATAATCGGCAAGCTGAACAAGGCTATTAGGAGCATTTTGAGTTAGAACAAGATTGGGAATAGTTTTGGTAAGAGCAGGGGCATCATCAACGGCAGCAATATCAACTGACACTAAACCAGTAGCAGTAGAGCTACCGTCGCTAATGGTATACTCGAAGCTAGCATTCCCATAAAAATCAGCAGCAGGGGTAAATTTAACATTGCCCGATTCATCTAAGATTGCAGTTCCACCAAACGGACTATCTACACTGCTAATACTTAAATTGCCACCGATATCGTTACCAAATAGTTCGCTTGCCAACACGGTTACGGGTGTATCTTCGCTTGTGGAAATTGAATCATCAACCGCAGTAAGGGTTGCTTCATTTGATATTTCACCAACTGAATCCACAACGGAAACGACAAAATCTGTCTCAACAGATTGATTATTACTGTCAGTGGCTATAACTCTGATAGTAGAAGTTCCAACAACCCCATCAGCGTAGTCTAAGATTAACGATTTAGTCGCGGGATCAAACGAAAAATGATCGAAGAATTTGTTGCTTGTACCACCTTGAATTGAAGAGGATATACCAAAAGAGTAAGCTAAATTATCCCCATCTTCAAAATCTGAAAAGTAGTCAGCGATCGCAATAACGCTATTAGAGGCATTTGTGGCAACTGTAATATTAGGAATGGGACTAGTAAGAACAGGAGCAGAATCAGCAGCATTAACCACAACATTTACAGATGCCGTGCCGTTATTTGTGCCGTCTGTAACGGTGTAGTCAAAGCTGGCATTTCCATTAAAGTTGGCATTAGGAGTAAAATTAACGTTCCCTGAATCATCAACAACTGCCGTGCCGTTGACTGCATTATCCACTCCAACAATACTCAGGTCATTTCCCGTATCGTTACTAAGTAGTTCGGTAGCTAAAATCGTTACAGACGTGTTTTTATCAGTCGTAACCGTATCGTCAGCAGTGGTAAGAGTGTCTGCACTTGTTGTCTCTTCATTTGGATCGGCAATGGAAATATCAAAACTAGTTTTCACTGACTCATTGGCATTATCGGTAACTTTAACCTTGACTGTAGCAGTTCCAGTGATACCGTTAGCGTAGCCTAGAGTAAGGGTTTTGCTACTATCAATGGAGAAAACGTCGAAAAATTTGTTCTCACCAGTGCTAGTTTGAAAAGTAGAAACGGTTGCATCAAGCTTATAGGTTAAGTTATCGCCATTGTCCACGTCCTCAAAATAGTCAGCTATACTCCGAGCGGGTGAATAGTGGACTTTTTTGAGATGGGCTGAGGTGGGATAATGCGGCAGTATTCAACTGAAGAAGAGTGGCGAGATATGATCCAGATTGAGTTCAGCGAAGAAGAAATTCAACAGCTAAATTACGAACGCTATCATCATCCCCATCCCCGAGTACAAAAGAAGATGGAAGTGCTCTACCTGAAAAGTCGGAGGCTATCCCATCAAGAGATTCGTCGCTTATGCCAAATTAGTAAAACGACCTTAGTTAGCTATGTTCGACAGTATCAGCAAGGAGGAATAGAGCAACTGAAGCAATTGAACTACAAAGGGAAGCCCAGTCAGCTCAATGAGCAGGTCAAAACTATTGAGGTCTACTTCCAGGAGCATCCGCCGCGAAAGGTGGCTGAAGCCCAGGCCAAAATCGA from the Pleurocapsa sp. PCC 7319 genome contains:
- a CDS encoding IS4 family transposase, translated to MNQTKNLITEKCDFGDQRLTKRAMFIESRLSLKYGKPLSAIFERASDLKRAYEFFANPKTSLNSVCQPYHLQTAEQIKELSIVLAVGDTTYLDYKKIREKRAEYGPIGNGGNGLILHSTLAVNGENGQPIGLLTEKLWHRNHEESKSLTQKQKQKKQAEARRRPIEQKESYKWIEALQSVQKLLEKSEPESISTKVIHVFDREGDIAEVFEQVSQTANTGLVVRAAHNRALSESNSYLWSWLPSQSIKMEVAVELAKTPNRKERTATLAIRYAPIKLRSPARMKEPEYFEVYGVYAVEIDPPEGCEPVEWMILTSEPVTNGEQAQTILRWYTYRWRIEEYHKILKSGCKAESYRLSGDSMQVLLGFLTNIAAQLLKMTYVHRTKPDAPASSILNQVQIEVLAAKFGKSVTAVDLTVAWAIQAVARLGGYLSHRRKSNIGITVLWRGFLELQSLCEGWQLRSPG
- a CDS encoding IS1 family transposase, whose translation is MTIKAYDPSLIHRLFPRYCPCQNCSYYLDLDNYITLDGTYSVKNDSRKRQRLYCHGGEHRFSETAYSNLFGHHGSFQEYVQTAKMSGYGLSTEQIADVLERDERTICSWQKALSYKCKSFHLALCSLIGLTLISIQMDEIWSYLKKKKRQLWLFITLESKTKFWVNFELGSRTSHTAHRLLKNLVYLMPWGFEHFLLVTTDKLAAYEKAISSHFQKVRYAYLQIVKQRRKKRLVTVKQRIVKGQESDFGNKTKNTSYIERFNLTLRQKISYLQRKTLGYCKHQKNFQQILWINLFDYNYRQSHKSLRQDLTGESEKFKRRYQHFTPGMKMGLTTTQLEWRDLILAPIPENAHKFSTSTVL
- a CDS encoding Ig-like domain-containing protein; the encoded protein is MDNGDNLTYKLDATVSTFQTSTGENKFFDVFSIDSSKTLTLGYANGITGTATVKVKVTDNANESVKTSFDISIADPNEETTSADTLTTADDTVTTDKNTSVTILATELLSNDTGNDLSIVGVDNAVNGTAVVDDSGNVNFTPNANFNGNASFDYTVTDGTNNGTASVNVVVNAADSAPVLTSPIPNITVATNASNSVIAIADYFSDFEDGDNLAYSFGISSSIQGGTSNKFFDHFSFDPATKSLILDYADGVVGTSTIRVIATDSNNQSVETDFVVSVVDSVGEISNEATLTAVDDSISTSEDTPVTVLASELFGNDIGGNLSISSVDSPFGGTAILDESGNVKFTPAADFYGNASFEYTISDGSSTATGLVSVDIAAVDDAPALTKTIPNLVLTQNAPNSLVQLADYFEDAESGDNLAYSLGASSSIQSSSSGRFFDGLTLAQDKALTLNYADGVIGKSTIIIKVADSNNQSLETNFTVSVIDVDVQGDILLGGNGNDYLVGKQGNDTLNSGSGNDYLAGGAGSDRFVLNSSNQGVDTIADFAVEDDALVLSANGFGGNLTVGMVSSEMFTVGTAATSSEHRFIYDAGSGDLAYDSDGTGDDEQVKIANLTNVPTLAHSNLIVER
- a CDS encoding IS4 family transposase — translated: MNQTKNSITEKCDFGDQRLTKRAMFIESRLSLKYGKPLSEIFERASDLKRAYEFFANPKTSLSSVCQPYHLQTAAQIKALPIVLAVGDTTYLDYKKILDKRAEYGPIGNGGNGLILHSTLALDADNGQPIGLLTEKLWHREHEEKGENLTKKQRKKKQAEARKRPIEEKESYKWIEALKEVEKLLKISVPEPTRPKIIHVFDREGDIAEVFAQVSKTSNTGLVVRAAHNRALEGENSYLWSWLPSQPIKMEVAIELAKTKQRTERIAVLAIRYAPIKLRSPARIKEPESFEVYGVYAVEIDPPEGCERVEWMILTTEPVTNEEQAQTILRWYTYRWRIEEYHKILKSGCKAESYRLSGNSMQVLLGFLTNIAAQLLKMTYLNRTEPEAPASSVLNEVQLEVLAAKGRKSVPVVDLTVAWAMQAVARLGGYLSHRKKSNIGITVLWRGFLELQSLCEGWQLRSHFKV